A single region of the Plantactinospora soyae genome encodes:
- a CDS encoding AAA family ATPase yields MDGTETGWGRPAESAPRWRALLDRALHGGRTGEQHVLDERPGPEQPPEPGRGAGRGAGTGYPGRPERAPAPDPGQPSGPGYLSGPGYGVAPEHRPEPGYSGESRYAALESGYRPDPGFGPDPGRTPSADPGLPARPVDPGYGRPDPGYRPEPGYRLDPGFRPESGYRAEPERRPDSGYRTGPEPRPDSAYQPAPGYRSDPGYRPEPGYPTEPGYPGESRYAALGTGYQPPPPVAPAPRPAPPSGPPPLARRPAPPTMPALPQPALPPAAPGRSIPAPRTSLSPPVTPVPPAPPMPPAGQPSILAPPTTPGDAPAPAPPSDVGYAQVSRRASVEPGYLARIERQQRSSNPEVERAMGVLRRDLGTPRVVAFANPKGGVHKTTATVLAAATVGSVRGRGVLAWDDNELRGTLGLRAGSARHARTIRHLVADLIETEALPDPQLIERLDDYLRHASDGSYDVLAGEESPRFAQRLDEHTVRRVLELLRRTHDVICVDTGNNVESANWQTVLRAADQLVVTTVPREDAAFTADWMLDLLHEIGMGELADNAVTLLSCPTPGRSPLLDDLKRHFATRTRAVAVVPYDPALETGSSIEYGHLQQETRDAWLQAASMMIEPFAR; encoded by the coding sequence GTGGACGGCACCGAGACCGGCTGGGGCCGGCCGGCGGAATCAGCGCCGCGCTGGCGGGCGCTGCTCGATCGGGCCCTGCACGGTGGCCGCACCGGTGAGCAGCATGTTCTCGACGAACGACCGGGCCCGGAGCAGCCGCCGGAGCCCGGCCGTGGCGCCGGGCGCGGCGCCGGCACCGGGTATCCCGGCCGGCCGGAGCGCGCCCCGGCACCCGACCCGGGCCAACCGTCCGGCCCCGGCTACCTGTCCGGGCCCGGTTACGGCGTAGCGCCCGAACATCGCCCCGAGCCCGGATACTCCGGCGAATCCCGCTACGCCGCGCTCGAGAGCGGCTACCGTCCGGATCCCGGTTTCGGCCCGGACCCCGGGCGGACGCCCTCCGCCGACCCGGGCCTTCCGGCCCGGCCGGTCGACCCCGGCTACGGCCGGCCCGATCCCGGCTACCGCCCGGAACCGGGCTACCGGCTCGATCCCGGCTTCCGGCCCGAATCCGGTTACCGGGCAGAGCCGGAGCGCCGGCCGGATTCCGGCTACCGGACCGGCCCCGAACCACGGCCCGACTCCGCGTACCAGCCGGCCCCCGGCTACCGGTCCGATCCCGGCTACCGACCCGAGCCCGGCTATCCGACGGAACCGGGCTACCCGGGCGAGTCCCGGTACGCGGCCCTCGGTACCGGCTACCAACCTCCGCCGCCGGTCGCCCCGGCCCCGCGTCCGGCTCCCCCGTCGGGTCCGCCGCCGCTGGCCCGCCGCCCGGCCCCGCCGACCATGCCCGCCCTGCCGCAGCCGGCGCTGCCACCGGCGGCACCGGGACGGTCGATCCCCGCTCCCCGCACGTCCCTGTCGCCGCCGGTGACCCCGGTACCTCCCGCGCCGCCGATGCCACCCGCCGGACAGCCGTCGATCCTGGCTCCGCCGACGACGCCGGGCGACGCGCCCGCCCCGGCGCCGCCGTCCGACGTCGGGTACGCCCAGGTGTCCCGGCGGGCCAGCGTCGAGCCCGGTTACCTGGCCAGGATCGAGCGGCAGCAACGATCGTCGAATCCCGAGGTCGAGCGCGCGATGGGCGTACTGCGACGCGACCTCGGTACGCCCCGGGTGGTCGCCTTCGCCAACCCGAAGGGCGGCGTGCACAAGACCACGGCCACCGTCCTCGCGGCGGCGACCGTGGGCAGTGTGCGCGGCCGGGGTGTGCTCGCCTGGGACGACAACGAACTGCGCGGCACGCTCGGGCTACGGGCGGGGAGCGCCCGGCACGCGCGTACGATCCGGCACCTGGTCGCCGACCTGATCGAGACCGAGGCGCTACCCGACCCACAGCTGATCGAGCGACTCGACGACTACCTGCGGCACGCCTCCGACGGGTCGTACGACGTGCTGGCCGGCGAGGAGAGCCCGCGCTTCGCCCAGCGGCTGGACGAGCACACCGTCCGCCGGGTGCTGGAACTGCTCCGCCGCACCCACGACGTCATCTGCGTGGACACCGGCAACAACGTGGAGAGTGCCAACTGGCAGACGGTGCTGCGCGCGGCCGACCAGTTGGTGGTCACCACGGTCCCCCGGGAGGACGCCGCGTTCACCGCGGACTGGATGCTCGACCTGCTGCACGAGATCGGCATGGGCGAGCTGGCCGACAACGCGGTGACCCTGCTCTCCTGCCCGACGCCGGGCCGCTCGCCGTTGCTCGACGACCTGAAGCGGCACTTCGCCACCCGGACCCGCGCGGTCGCCGTGGTGCCGTACGACCCGGCGCTGGAGACCGGCTCGTCCATCGAGTACGGCCATCTCCAGCAGGAGACCCGGGACGCCTGGCTCCAGGCGGCGTCCATGATGATCGAGCCCTTCGCCCGCTGA
- a CDS encoding RluA family pseudouridine synthase, translating into MTSTYGAGQLRPTGDVRSLPVPDGLDGMRLDQAVSRLFGLSRTTAAALVEAGDALVDGVARLKSERVSAGSWLEVVLPAPAAAPTVIAETVPGLRIVYSDDDIVVVDKPVGVAAHPSPGWSGPTVIGGLAALGHTIATSGAAERQGIVHRLDVGTTGVMVVAKSEQAYSLLKRAFKAREVEKRYHAVVQGHLDPLRGTVDAPIDRHPHHDYRWAVVAGGKPSITHYDTLEAFPAASLLDVRLETGRTHQIRVHLSTLRHPCVGDLTYGADPTLSARLGLARQWLHAHELAFEHPRTAEQVRFVSDYPDDLEVALRKLRD; encoded by the coding sequence ATGACCTCGACCTACGGCGCCGGCCAACTCCGGCCCACCGGAGACGTCCGGTCCCTGCCCGTGCCGGACGGACTCGACGGCATGCGGCTGGACCAGGCGGTCTCCCGGCTCTTCGGCCTCTCCCGCACCACGGCGGCGGCGCTGGTCGAGGCCGGCGACGCGCTCGTCGACGGTGTAGCCCGACTCAAGTCCGAGCGGGTCTCCGCCGGATCGTGGCTGGAGGTGGTGCTGCCCGCACCGGCCGCGGCGCCGACGGTCATCGCCGAGACGGTGCCGGGGCTGCGGATCGTCTACTCCGACGACGACATCGTGGTGGTCGACAAGCCGGTTGGCGTGGCCGCACATCCGAGTCCGGGTTGGTCCGGGCCGACGGTGATCGGCGGGCTCGCCGCGCTCGGGCACACCATCGCGACCAGTGGCGCGGCCGAGCGGCAGGGGATCGTGCACCGGCTCGACGTCGGCACCACCGGCGTGATGGTGGTGGCCAAGAGCGAGCAGGCGTACAGCCTCCTCAAACGGGCCTTCAAGGCCCGGGAGGTGGAGAAGCGGTACCACGCGGTGGTCCAGGGCCATCTCGACCCGCTGCGCGGGACGGTGGACGCCCCGATCGACCGCCATCCGCACCACGACTACCGCTGGGCGGTGGTGGCGGGTGGCAAACCCAGCATCACCCACTACGACACCCTGGAGGCGTTTCCGGCGGCGAGCCTGCTCGACGTACGGCTGGAGACCGGCCGGACCCACCAGATCCGGGTGCACCTCTCCACCCTGCGGCATCCCTGTGTCGGCGATCTGACATACGGGGCCGATCCCACCCTGTCGGCCCGGCTCGGCCTTGCCCGACAGTGGTTGCACGCCCACGAGTTGGCCTTCGAGCACCCCCGTACGGCCGAGCAGGTTCGGTTCGTCAGCGACTACCCTGACGACCTGGAAGTTGCGCTTCGCAAACTGCGCGACTGA
- the lspA gene encoding signal peptidase II yields the protein MDDERTTEAGPIGSSPDRPTPGRARRIAVTILLATAVLAWLADLGTKHLALAELSDREPVRLLGGAVYLTLTRNSGAAFSLASDHTWVFPLVTAVVIGWIGWMAARLRSLPWAISLGLVLGGALGNLTDRIFRAPGVFVGHVVDMVSLFDPYGQVWPIFNLADSALVSGVVLAVLLELTGRQRDGTRLRARPKAADPATGPDDEPKADATAETERQDRA from the coding sequence ATCGACGACGAGCGGACGACCGAGGCAGGGCCCATCGGCTCGTCCCCGGATCGGCCGACCCCCGGGCGCGCGCGGCGGATCGCCGTCACCATCCTGCTGGCCACCGCCGTACTGGCCTGGCTCGCCGACCTCGGTACGAAGCACCTGGCCCTGGCGGAACTCTCCGACCGGGAACCGGTACGCCTGCTCGGCGGCGCCGTGTACCTGACGCTCACCCGCAACAGCGGGGCGGCGTTCAGTCTCGCCTCCGATCACACCTGGGTGTTCCCACTGGTCACCGCCGTGGTGATCGGTTGGATCGGTTGGATGGCCGCCCGGCTGCGCTCGCTGCCCTGGGCGATCTCACTGGGCCTGGTACTCGGCGGCGCCCTCGGCAACCTGACCGACCGGATCTTCCGGGCTCCCGGGGTGTTCGTCGGGCACGTGGTCGACATGGTCAGCCTGTTCGACCCGTACGGGCAGGTCTGGCCGATCTTCAACCTCGCGGACAGCGCTCTGGTCAGCGGTGTCGTCCTGGCGGTGCTGCTGGAACTCACCGGCCGCCAGCGCGACGGCACCCGGCTCCGGGCCCGGCCCAAGGCGGCCGACCCGGCCACCGGTCCGGACGACGAACCGAAGGCCGACGCCACGGCCGAGACCGAGCGGCAGGACCGGGCATGA
- a CDS encoding TraR/DksA family transcriptional regulator — translation MAKPAETRTAAGRKSASKAAPKAAPRTARSAAETEKIRAALAARRDELRGEYDQTLSEITELQRDRLTDSAGDDQADTGTKTFEREQEITLANSILERITQVERALERLDEGSYGWCERCGNPIPVERLAAFPSATLCVSCKQLEERR, via the coding sequence ATGGCTAAGCCAGCCGAGACCAGGACCGCCGCCGGCCGTAAGTCGGCATCGAAGGCCGCACCGAAGGCCGCGCCGAGGACCGCCCGCAGCGCCGCGGAGACCGAGAAGATCCGGGCCGCCCTGGCGGCCCGCCGCGACGAACTGCGCGGCGAGTACGATCAGACGTTGAGCGAGATCACCGAGCTGCAGCGCGACCGGTTGACCGACTCGGCCGGGGACGACCAGGCCGACACCGGCACCAAGACGTTCGAGCGGGAGCAGGAGATCACCCTCGCCAACAGCATCCTGGAACGCATCACTCAGGTGGAGCGGGCCCTGGAGCGGCTTGACGAGGGCAGCTACGGCTGGTGCGAGCGGTGCGGCAATCCGATCCCGGTGGAGCGGCTCGCCGCGTTCCCATCCGCCACGCTGTGCGTCTCGTGCAAGCAGTTGGAGGAGCGCCGGTGA
- a CDS encoding potassium/proton antiporter, whose amino-acid sequence MTDRLDMALLIGAAVLLVAVGAVRLSTRLGLPSLLVYLALGVAIGESGLGIRFDDAELTRALGFCALIVIIAEGGLTSRWTAVRPVLGIAATLATVGVVVSIAVVGVVVHFLLGLDWRLALLYGAVLSSTDAAAVFATLRWLRLPPRLVATLEAESGMNDAPAVLLVVLLSTSGLGAHPWWYEVLVLGYELSLGTVLGFGVGMLGRWTLRRAALPSSGLYPIAAVGLTVLAYGAATVLHASGFIAVYVAGVVLGNSRLPHRQAILGFADGLAWLAQIGLFVLLGLLSVPGRLVDALLPAVVAGLALLFLARPLSVVFCALGFRVPARQQAFLSWAGLRGAVPIVLATIPLSENLPGAEQLFDTVFVLVVIFTLVQAGTLGPVARRLGITAPAELTELRVETAPLERMQADLLQLEIPPGSRLVGVHLDELRLPVGASVTLVSRDGVGFVPAPDTRLKVGDSVLIVATARVRDDVERRLRAVSRRGRLARWFGESGDDRDK is encoded by the coding sequence GTGACCGACCGGCTCGATATGGCGCTGCTGATCGGCGCCGCGGTGCTGCTCGTCGCCGTCGGGGCCGTCCGGCTGTCGACCCGGCTCGGACTACCCAGCCTGCTGGTCTATCTCGCGCTCGGGGTGGCCATCGGTGAATCCGGGTTAGGGATCCGGTTCGACGATGCCGAACTGACCCGCGCCCTCGGCTTCTGCGCGCTGATCGTGATCATCGCCGAGGGGGGACTGACCTCGCGGTGGACCGCCGTGCGGCCGGTACTCGGGATCGCCGCCACGCTGGCCACGGTCGGTGTGGTGGTCAGCATCGCGGTGGTCGGCGTGGTGGTCCACTTCCTGCTCGGGCTGGACTGGCGGCTCGCCCTGCTCTACGGCGCGGTGCTCTCCTCCACCGACGCGGCGGCGGTCTTCGCCACCCTGCGCTGGCTCCGGCTGCCACCCCGGCTGGTGGCGACGCTGGAGGCCGAGTCCGGGATGAACGACGCCCCGGCGGTGCTGCTGGTCGTCCTCCTCTCCACCTCCGGGCTCGGCGCGCACCCCTGGTGGTACGAGGTACTGGTGCTCGGTTACGAACTGAGCCTCGGCACGGTGCTCGGCTTCGGTGTGGGAATGCTCGGGCGCTGGACGTTGCGCCGGGCCGCCCTGCCGTCGTCCGGGCTCTATCCGATCGCCGCGGTCGGGCTCACCGTGCTCGCGTACGGCGCCGCCACCGTGCTGCACGCGTCCGGATTCATCGCCGTCTACGTGGCCGGGGTGGTGCTGGGCAACTCCCGGTTGCCGCACCGGCAGGCGATTCTCGGGTTCGCCGACGGGTTGGCCTGGCTCGCCCAGATCGGCCTGTTCGTGCTGCTCGGCCTGCTCAGCGTGCCGGGTCGACTGGTGGACGCCCTGTTGCCGGCGGTGGTCGCCGGGCTGGCGCTGCTCTTCCTGGCCCGGCCGCTGTCGGTGGTGTTCTGCGCTCTCGGGTTCCGGGTCCCGGCCCGGCAACAGGCGTTCCTGTCCTGGGCGGGGCTGCGCGGGGCCGTGCCGATCGTGCTGGCCACGATCCCGCTCTCGGAGAACCTGCCGGGCGCCGAGCAACTCTTCGACACGGTCTTCGTACTGGTGGTGATCTTCACGTTGGTGCAGGCCGGCACCCTCGGTCCGGTGGCCCGCCGGCTGGGGATCACCGCCCCGGCGGAGTTGACGGAACTGCGGGTGGAGACGGCTCCGCTGGAGCGGATGCAGGCGGACCTGTTGCAGTTGGAGATTCCGCCCGGTTCCCGGCTGGTCGGCGTACACCTCGACGAACTGCGGTTGCCGGTCGGCGCCTCGGTGACGTTGGTCTCCCGGGACGGCGTCGGGTTCGTGCCGGCGCCGGACACCCGGTTGAAGGTCGGGGACAGCGTGTTGATCGTGGCGACCGCGCGGGTTCGGGACGACGTCGAGCGTCGGCTGCGGGCGGTCAGCCGGCGCGGGCGGCTGGCGCGCTGGTTTGGGGAGTCCGGCGACGATCGCGACAAATAA
- a CDS encoding DUF167 domain-containing protein, whose protein sequence is MAGSETVTVAVRVKPGSSRARVGGRFDGPYGPALVIAVHQPAVDGRATEAARRALAETLGLRPAAVSLRTGAASRDKLFQVDGLTSAIDARLRQLRDGSAQ, encoded by the coding sequence ATGGCCGGATCCGAGACGGTCACCGTTGCGGTCCGGGTCAAGCCCGGCTCGTCCAGGGCTCGGGTGGGCGGCCGGTTCGACGGCCCGTACGGCCCGGCGTTGGTGATCGCGGTGCATCAGCCGGCGGTCGACGGTCGGGCCACCGAGGCCGCCCGGCGGGCGCTCGCCGAGACGCTCGGGCTGCGTCCGGCTGCGGTCAGCCTCCGCACCGGCGCGGCGAGCCGCGACAAGCTCTTCCAGGTCGACGGCCTCACCTCGGCGATCGACGCGCGGTTGCGCCAGCTGCGGGACGGATCCGCGCAGTGA
- a CDS encoding DivIVA domain-containing protein has translation MPLTPADVHNVAFKKPPIGKRGYDEEEVDAFLDEVERELARLIEENNELRAQVERGGRGGAPAGPSADPRLAAELGDVKAQLDRVQRDKAQAEQAARAMQAELEQVRAQGGPAVGGDGEQQALRVLMMAQRTADDHVSDARREADKLLSDARTKAEEVTREARAKADALERDARQRHQEAMGGLDAKRTALQKHIEELKQFEREYRTRLKAYLESQLRDLDGRGQGLEVEMTRTDGNRSSGSTPGLATAGLANSYGGGSRSGALETGR, from the coding sequence ATGCCGCTGACCCCGGCCGACGTCCACAACGTCGCCTTCAAGAAGCCGCCGATCGGCAAGCGGGGGTATGACGAGGAGGAAGTCGACGCGTTTCTGGACGAGGTCGAGCGCGAGCTCGCCCGTCTGATTGAAGAGAACAACGAGCTGCGCGCCCAGGTGGAGCGCGGCGGTCGTGGCGGCGCGCCAGCCGGCCCGAGCGCCGATCCGCGCCTGGCCGCCGAGCTGGGCGATGTGAAGGCCCAGCTCGACCGGGTGCAGCGGGACAAGGCTCAGGCCGAGCAGGCCGCCCGCGCGATGCAGGCCGAGCTGGAGCAGGTACGGGCCCAGGGGGGTCCGGCGGTGGGCGGCGACGGCGAGCAGCAGGCTCTCCGGGTGCTGATGATGGCGCAGCGTACGGCTGACGACCACGTCTCCGACGCCCGGCGTGAGGCCGACAAGCTGCTCTCCGACGCGCGGACCAAGGCCGAAGAGGTCACCCGCGAGGCGCGGGCCAAGGCCGACGCGCTGGAGCGGGACGCCCGCCAGCGGCACCAGGAGGCGATGGGCGGCCTGGACGCCAAGCGGACCGCGCTGCAGAAGCACATCGAGGAGCTCAAGCAGTTCGAGCGCGAGTACCGGACCCGGCTCAAGGCATACCTGGAGAGCCAGTTGCGGGATCTCGACGGGCGTGGTCAGGGCCTGGAGGTGGAGATGACGCGGACCGACGGCAATCGGTCCAGCGGCAGCACCCCCGGGCTGGCGACCGCGGGCCTGGCGAACTCGTACGGCGGGGGAAGCCGGTCCGGTGCGCTCGAGACCGGCCGCTGA
- a CDS encoding YggT family protein, translating to MSILFQVLYLILYVFLLVLLGRFVLSAVLQYGRRWQPSRGAAAGMESVWSVTDPPLKALRRVIPPLRIGTVSIDLASLVLLVILFVLMEFVLRPLIVS from the coding sequence CTGTCCATCCTGTTTCAGGTCCTCTACCTGATCCTCTACGTCTTCCTTCTGGTGCTTTTGGGCCGTTTTGTCCTAAGTGCCGTCCTTCAGTACGGCCGCCGCTGGCAGCCCAGCCGAGGGGCGGCCGCCGGAATGGAGTCGGTGTGGAGCGTCACTGATCCCCCTCTCAAGGCGTTGAGGCGTGTGATCCCTCCATTGCGAATTGGTACCGTGAGCATCGACCTGGCCTCCCTTGTGCTCCTGGTTATCCTGTTCGTGCTGATGGAGTTCGTGTTAAGGCCGTTGATCGTCAGTTGA
- a CDS encoding cell division protein SepF, producing MGALRKAGVWLGLVEEDDERAYDDGGYEKSGYRESRYRQRRYADEFADEDEEQDDPPPPRSRAGERTRLSERSAARTTDHDRSDGDRPERNERTERSSVRSISRPGNAEPSGALTYQTRDNLALAPQPQLRERAVPAEPEQRYQITTLHVTTYREGRTIGEHFRDGVPVIINLTEMDEADARRLVDFAAGLAFGLRGTIERVTNRVFLLSPANVQVTAEDKAKIAEGGFFSLS from the coding sequence ATGGGTGCACTGCGCAAGGCGGGGGTCTGGCTCGGACTGGTCGAGGAGGACGACGAGCGAGCCTACGACGACGGTGGCTACGAGAAGAGTGGCTACCGCGAGTCGCGTTACCGGCAGCGCCGGTACGCCGACGAGTTCGCTGACGAGGACGAGGAGCAGGACGATCCGCCGCCGCCCCGGTCCCGGGCCGGCGAACGGACCCGGCTCTCGGAACGGTCGGCCGCCCGGACGACCGACCACGACCGGTCGGACGGCGATCGGCCGGAGCGGAACGAGCGCACGGAGCGGTCGAGCGTGCGGTCGATCAGCCGGCCGGGCAACGCGGAGCCGTCGGGCGCGTTGACGTACCAGACCCGGGACAATCTCGCGTTGGCACCGCAGCCGCAGCTGCGTGAGCGCGCGGTGCCGGCGGAGCCAGAACAGCGCTACCAGATCACCACGCTGCACGTGACCACCTACCGCGAGGGCCGCACTATCGGGGAGCACTTCCGCGATGGTGTACCTGTGATCATCAACCTCACCGAGATGGATGAGGCCGATGCCCGCCGATTGGTGGATTTCGCCGCCGGTTTGGCGTTCGGGCTGCGCGGTACGATCGAGCGCGTGACCAATCGGGTGTTCCTACTCTCACCGGCCAACGTCCAGGTCACCGCTGAGGACAAGGCCAAGATCGCTGAGGGTGGGTTTTTCAGCCTGAGTTAG